CCCCTCGGCTCGGGCTCGGCATAGCCGCGAGTCATCGGACATCAACCAAGACGAACCTTCTTTCTCCTATGCGCTCGTCCCGGGGCTCAGCACGCTCCTTGGGGAAGATCGAGGACGGATCGCCAACAGTGCAACCCCAGTGGGCTCGTGTGAGGAGGGTGGGGTGGCGCGGACGGAAAAGGGATCGAGGGGGCCTTCGCGTCCGGGAGCCGCGATCATGACAGGTCCTCTTCCGGGGGGGGGGGGGCAGGTCAGCGGGGGAATTCTCCCCTCCCATGGCCCCTGCGTGGAGGTGATGCCATCCAATGCCGACCCCGATCGGGCCCCAGGTCGGGCCTCATGCCTGGACCTCACGCCTCACGGGCGCGGAGCCTAGCGTCAGCCGACGGCTCTTCGGCGATTCGTCTTCGGAAACGAGGCCACGATCTCGAGCTTCAGATTTCCCCAACCCAACTCGTTCAGGAAGTGGGTTGCAGAATCCGGGTCCGAGGTAATCACGCGGCCATCGTCGAAGACAACGGTCGTTTCGTCTTCCCGGATGATGCGGGGCCCTTCTACCGAACGGGCGAAACCCTTGACCAGCGTCCGTGAGGTCAGAATCAACAGGGATACGTTGCGCGGAAGCAGGCTACAGGAAGCCACACCCTTGGATGCGTGCCCGGGCGCCGCCGGGGCCGAAGCCAGGATGACGGCAAGAACACCGGATCGAAGCAGGAGAAACCTCACCTGGTTCGGATCGGAAGCCTCTGATGTGAGCTTGAGGATGCCGCTGCCACGAATTTGCCTAGGGGCGTGCTTGGGGCGGGACGAATTGACCCGAACTGGCCCCGTTTCGCGACGATCACGCTTCGTTTGATGGGGAGTTGAGCCGGGCGATCGCCTCACTCAGCTCGGCGAAACGGAAGGGCTTGGAGAGGAACTCGATCGGATCCTGCTCCAGGCCGGTCCTCACGTCGTAGGGGTCGTGACCGCTGCAGACGACGATCGGCACCCCCGCCCGGATCCGTCGCAGCGCATCCAGACACTCCCATCCGTCCATACCCGGCATGCGGAGATCCAGGAGGACCACCCCAAAGTCACCGTCGTGCTCACGGAAGCACTCGATGGCTCGCATGCCGTCGTTCGCCGCGACCACCTCGTAGCCGAGCTGACGCAGCATCTCCGAGAGGATCGCGCGGACGGGCCTCTCGTCATCGATAACGAGGGCCCGTCCGCCGCCGGCCACCTCGGGCGGAACCTCGTCTGCGGTGGCCTCATGCGGGGAGGCCTGCGCCGGCAGATGGACGACCATCTGCGTGCCTTCGCCCATGACGCTCTCGATCTCGATCCCGCCGCCGAGCTCCTGGGCGATGGCTGCTGCGCTGGCGAGCCCGAGGCCGTGCCCGCGCTCCTTCAGGGTGAAGAACGGATCGAAGACCCTCTCCTGCAGCTCCGCCGGAATTCCCGGGCCGTGATCGATGACGCGCATTACCACTTCAAGGGCGTCGGCCGTGGTCTCGCCGGCGCGTTCGAGTTCGATCCGAATGCGGCCCGGCACCGTCTCATTCGCCTCACTGGCATTCAGGATCAGGTTCATGGCCAGCTGTTGGAGCTGCGCCCGCCTAGCGAGCAGCAGCTCACCTTCGAGGCGGGACACCAGCTCCAGCGTGATGCCCCTGGGAACGACCTGGCGCAGGAGAGCGGTTACGTCGTCGACCTCGGCTTCCACGTCGAGGAGTTCCGCGGGCGCGTCCTCTCGTCCGGAGAAGGCCAACAGGCGTGCGGACAGGAGGCTGGCCCGATGCGCTCCGTTCAGGACTTCACCGATCGATCCCCGCGCCGGATCGGCCTCGGAGAGTTCGCCGAGAGCGAGCTCCGCGTACCCCATGACACCGGTCAGGATGTTGTTGAAGTCGTGTGCGACGCCCCCGGACACGATTCGGAGACCCTCCAGCGCCTGGGCTTGCTCCCGGGTCTCGTTCGCGCGGATCGCCTGGCGATGCGAGTAGAAGATCACCGAGGGATAGAGCGTGACCATGGCGAGAACCGGGAGCTCCCAGTTTGGAACGCCGTGGACGACAGCAGCGATCGTCATGCCGACCGTAAGGATCGAGGCGAAGAGCGCGTAGAGCACTGCGCTGGATCGGCTCTCCGCGACACTGGGGGCTTGCACGACCATCAAGCCGATCACGAGCGCAACGAACCACATGTTCGGCACGAAGTGGACGGCGACCACGAGCACGGTCAGGTCGAAGAGCGGCTGGATCCACGCGGTCTCCGCTACGGGCAGCTTCCGCTCGAGCAACGTTGCGGCAGGCACGCAGACGAAGACGAGGGCGCCCGCGAGCCAGAAACGGTTCGGACCGACCTCGGGGACGAGGCAGGCCACCACGGCGATGGCCACGGCAGCGACGTTCCGGAAGAAGAGCACGGAACGCTCGCCATACCAAAGGGATTCGAACCAGCGGAACAACGTGGAGGCCTGCGACATGGGGAACCCGATGATAGGGCGGAATCGAGGGAAGCGGCGAATGGAGCATTCAGCCCGAAATGCATGTTGATATTCGTCCTGGCATCCGGTCTCCCCGCTTCAGGCGCAATCTACGACGCTGCGGTCGGGCCACGCTAGGCTCACTGGGCGGGTCAGTCGAAAACGATGACGCCGAAGGAAGAGCGAATGACGGAGGGCTCCAGCAGCCTCGGAGCGGAAGACGATCGGTTCGCCTGGCAATCCCGACCGGGCTGGACCCGCCGTCGCTTCATGGGGGAAGGGCTGTGCTGGGTATGCGCGGTGACGCTTCCGGCCGCTTCGATCGCGAGGGAGGCCGGTGCGGATCCATTCGATTTCGGG
The nucleotide sequence above comes from bacterium. Encoded proteins:
- a CDS encoding response regulator encodes the protein MSQASTLFRWFESLWYGERSVLFFRNVAAVAIAVVACLVPEVGPNRFWLAGALVFVCVPAATLLERKLPVAETAWIQPLFDLTVLVVAVHFVPNMWFVALVIGLMVVQAPSVAESRSSAVLYALFASILTVGMTIAAVVHGVPNWELPVLAMVTLYPSVIFYSHRQAIRANETREQAQALEGLRIVSGGVAHDFNNILTGVMGYAELALGELSEADPARGSIGEVLNGAHRASLLSARLLAFSGREDAPAELLDVEAEVDDVTALLRQVVPRGITLELVSRLEGELLLARRAQLQQLAMNLILNASEANETVPGRIRIELERAGETTADALEVVMRVIDHGPGIPAELQERVFDPFFTLKERGHGLGLASAAAIAQELGGGIEIESVMGEGTQMVVHLPAQASPHEATADEVPPEVAGGGRALVIDDERPVRAILSEMLRQLGYEVVAANDGMRAIECFREHDGDFGVVLLDLRMPGMDGWECLDALRRIRAGVPIVVCSGHDPYDVRTGLEQDPIEFLSKPFRFAELSEAIARLNSPSNEA